The genomic region ATCCGTGACTTAGATTTAAAAGAATCTTGACTGAAGGTTAAGGCATATCTATTATTGTCTGAATACCGTTTAAGCTTTTCAGCTATACGCCTAATTTTCCATAACTAAAGTCATGATTGAACGAGCGGGGATTTCAATTTTTTGATTGGCTTTTTTCATCCCCATATAGCTCATATTTTTCTCCACTTGGCTCGTCGTCAAATAAGACTTTAATTGTCGTGATAAGTGATCACTAACCACAAAATCTCTCGCCTCATTACCATAGTTAATAATGACCCAAACTTTCTCTTGAGTCTCCTTATCTCCATATACCGAAACCATTAAATCCTTATTCTCAGACGCTTCGTCATCAATGCCTTTAACTAAATAGCGTTTCATGCCGGGACGAATCCATCGACTAAAATGACCTAGTGCCCATAAGAGTTTTGTCGGTTCTGTTTCTAACGTACCTTCCTCTATTTTTGCCGTCACTAAATTAAATCGGGGTAAGCTACCATGTAGCTCAGGGTGGAAACTCGACCAAAATTGCCATGATGTGGCTTGAGCTATTGTGAGATCATGATGGATGACTTTTGCCAAAAACAAAGCACAATCCATGGCACTCATACTTTTATGACTTTCTCGTCCTTCTAAATAAGCTTTCTCGAGTAAGCTGTACTCACTCTGCCAGAAACGAAGCTGGGGTGCAACTTCGGCCATTTTTTTTCTGAGTGCCTTGCGAGTCGAGATCAAACTCTTTTGCTCATCGACAAAGTAAGTATGACCGGCGACAAGTGGTTCAACTGATGTCATTGAGTTCAATGAATAGGGACTTTTTTTACCCCAAAAAGCTTCAATTTGATTAGAAGATGCCGCCGCAAAGCCTTTAGTCTCTTTATAGAGGTACTTTATATGAGCGGCCTCTGGAGTCACTATTTTGGCATTTACTTGTGTTGTGTTAAAAGCTTTATCTATCTCTTTAGTCACTTCAAAAATCTCTTGATTAGTCCAGGGACTTCCTTCTTGTTTGGCTTTGCCCTTGGAAAAGCTCCACGGCCATTGAGGTTCATTAAAAGGAGAAATATAATCAAAGCCTTTACCCTGACGCTGATAATAACGAGCAATCGTGGCGAGATATTTAGCGTAAGTTACATATTTATCTTTGGGTAAATTAGTCGACATACTTTCTTCCGATTTATATGTCAGTCCATTTTTATTCATAAAAAATGGAGCCGAATTTGAGTAAGCGATAAGTTTATCCACTTCATAGCGATGGGCCGCTTTAATCCACCAATCTGTTCCTAAGGCATATTTACTGCTGTATTTCCCTTCCTTATTCATGAATGAGTGTGTTTGGCGCCAGGGCTTCACTATCCCACCGCCATTAGCCTGTGTAGCACTTCCTGCTCCAAGTTCTACTCGAAAACATGAGAGCCCTATACCTTGTGCTTGGCCAGATTTGATCTTTTTACTAAATAAAAGGCTCGCAAGTAAGTTGCGATCTTGCTCACTCTTGAGTTGCTCAATTATATAAGCACCATACATGCCCGTAGAACTACCGAAATGCTCAAGTGTTTGTTGTGGTTTGTCCCACTGAGCCTCAATATATAAGACATCATTTTCTTGTGAAAAAGTCGTAAAACTCATTAAAAAAAATAAGCTTGAAAAATATAATTTGATTTTTGATGATAAACTCAACCATCCAATACCTATGGATTTATCTTTTATAATGAATGTGATTCGTCTCATACATTTAAACCCAAAGTTCGTATTATAAATACATTGTTTAACTCTCAATAAAAAACTCAGAAGAAATTTATTTTCCTATAACTGTATATTGATAGAAGCGGTAATCCGCTGCTTTATCAATAGCAAGAGAAATTGAACCATCGGCACCTGCTCGCTGCACTTGCTTCTCTCCCGTCATTAAATTTGTCAATTCTAGTTCTTGATTAGCTACAAATTTCAGCGCTATTGATTTTTTTGTCTCATCATTATTGATCTGTCTAAATATAGTTAGGAAACCCTTGTCAGATTCAGAATTATAATTCTGAAAACCCGACCAGCTTTTATTATCTGGCATTTCACCTACAGGAAAGACATAGCCTCTGTACATATCAGATCTGACTGCTTTGTATGCCTTCAACAAAGGCTTAACTAATTCTCTGGCTTCATCTGAATAATAGTGTGTCTCCTGAAAGAAAATCGGGGAACCCATCAGTGTTTGAGCCACTAAGTAATCAGCTGTATGCTTGTGTGCATCACTTACTTGCTTATTACAACGATCACCATTTTGAACTGAAATCTGAAATTTATTCAAGTTATTATATTTGGAGAGCTCCCAAGCATCACGTAAAACTAAGTGAGGAATATAGACAACATTTGCTGGAGACATTGTCTTGCGGTTTTCTAAATAAATATTTCCGTATTCTCTACCAAAGAAGTAACCAATTCGTGGTGGATGCTCGGTCACATCCCAGTTCATGCGTACTTGATGATTTGTATATTGAACAAACTTGCGGACTTTAGTCATAATTTCATTTAAGTTAGTGAAATCTCTCGCATTAACAAAATCAATTTTATAAGATTTGAAGCCACCCTGATCAAAATTCCATTTCAGATCCTCTAAAGGAACTCGTGCATGTGCCCATAAACCTAAGCGAATATCATCTTTTTTTGCCTGAGCCTTGATTGTGCTCCAGCCATTCGGATACATCTCATAGACTTTAGCATTTTTGAGATAGACTTCACCATCTTCAGATTTTTGATTTTTCTTCTTTTTATTTTTCTGACGCATCATCTCTTTGAAATCAAGTTTAGCTACAGGGCGCCAGTGAGGCCCTGCAGTCATCCAACCCTGCCAACCGTCATCAACCTGCTGAACATCGATACCTAAATCATTTTGACTCGCTATTTCAACTAAAACATTTTCTTCACGAGCGGCTGATTGAGAGCAGTTTTTTGATTCACCCGAACCCCAAGTATTCGCCATAATATAAATATCGCGTTTAGGATCTATCGAGTAGCGAACTCTATCAAATTCTTTAAGTGCTAATTCACGTTGCTCAGCAGTTTTCCCATCATGTACGATGACCCAATTTGCCCAGAAACCTTGATATGTAGTGGTCAAATCTTGAGGTAAGATACCCCAACCCGTTGAACTCACATGATTTTTTTCTACTTCAAAAACTCCCGTATTCACTCCTGCTTGATTAACACATTTATGAGATTCTTTCACTAAGAACACACCGCCCTCTTTATTTTCTAAACTCAAGATGCTCGCCCAGCCTAAATTCCCTGATTCATGTAAGGACTCATGAACGAGAGGTGTTTTTAACTGATTTCGCCCTTGAGTATGATTATAATAACCCATGCCGCGTTTTACCAAGCCTGTCGTATCAATTGCTAAGCTCTCGGTTCTTCCTGTTAAAATTTTACTTGACGATGTTTTATTATACTCATCATGCTTTGGGGTAATATCATACTGAAGTTTATTCCCTGGATTCAACTTCATATGGCTTTTGATTTTAACTTGGGTTCTCAATCCCTTCGCACCGGGGAACGCCCATACAATATATTTCACTGAAATTTTGGCGTACTCTACTTCTGCAGTTAACTCCATGTGTGGCTCAGCAAAGCCTCCATCATTTGAAACTTCGGCTTTCAAGCTCAGAAGTTTACCGCTATTAGCCGGCATATAGCCACGATAGTTCCAATCTGATGTCTTTTTGTTATTTAGATCTAACCATTGCTTATCATTCTTTAAATCCTTAAGACTCGTAGTCACAAGGCCATTACCGCCCCACTTCCACTGACGCTCGACTCGGCCTGTACCAAGAATAATTTTGTCACCCTCAACACGGGCATAGGCCTGGTCGAGTTTTTTATCTATAGCAAAATCTTTTATTGACGCTGCCTGTGACGTAAGCATGACACTCGAAAATAATAAAAACATACGAGAATTGAATTTCATATTCCACCTAAATCTTGAATTGTTTTGTACAATTTAAGCCAAAAAACAATATGTTTAATCAGCTTAAAATACTTGAGAGATAATTTTACTTACTTATAAATAAACGCTTCAGTCCATCAAGTTAACAGATACCATGAAATTTAAAGAAAAAGTTCTTCATTATTTTATTAATCAAGAAAGAATAATCGTCCTCTATTTAAGAAGACTATTGAGGAAAAATGATAATTAAAAAGTATATTTAAAGCAGTTTTCACAGTCATTCCAGTGAAACATCAAAGGGAAATAAACCCTAAGCTAAACTTATATCAATTCTTAAAATAATTGATACAAGGGTTTGCCTTTATGAGCGACAGTAAATGGACGTCCTTCGGGAGATGTTATAACTTTCTTGACATCTAAACCTGCTGCGTAGGCAATCGTCGCATTAAAATCGGGTACCGATACTTTATTTTCTTCTATATCTCTACCATCTGCACTCACTTTTCCATAAGCTTGTCCACCACTGATCCCCCCGCCTGCTAAAAGACAAGTGTAAGCCTTGGGGTAATGACCTCTCCCTTTACCTGGACTCAAATCTGGCGTTCTTCCAAACTCTGTCGATAAGACGACTAGAGTTGAGTTAAGCATACCACGCTGAGATAAATCATGAATAAGTGCCGCCAATCCCTGATCCAATTCAGCGGCCTGTTTAGGAAAATCTTCGTAAATACCATTGTGATGATCCCAAGCATTGGATTTGACCTCAATAAACTTCACTCCAGACTCAGCTAAACGCCTCGCCAATAAACAGCCCTGTCCAAAATCGTTATTCCCATAAGCATCTAGGTATTTTTTCTTTTCATTGTTTATATCGAAAACATCTAAATCTTTACTTCCCATCAAACGGACCGCATTATCATAAGCAGCGGAATAAGTTTCAACCATTTTATGGGAACGTTTCTTACTGTAAGTTTTATTTAAAAGGGAGAGCATTTGCAAGCGTTGATCAAACTGTTTTTTATCTACATGTCGATGACGGCTTGAGTACTGTAAGCCACTGGAGGCCTTAGCTATAGGCAAAGCTCCATATTTACCCTCAAAAAAACCTGCACCCGAACTTGCTGTAGCACTTATTTTTACAAAGGCAGGTAAAGTCATTCTACTATCACCCTTAAATCGCGAAACCCATGCACCTAATTCAGGGTGAATAATGGAACTTCTAGGAACGTAACTCGTATGAGTATAATAATCTCCTTCTGCATGTGCTCCCTGATTCGTATGCATTGAATTTATCAGTGCTACATGGTGCATTTGTTTCGCCATACGTGGAAAAAAATGACTAATTCGAATTCCATCCGCCGAGCTTTTTATCGCTTTACTTTGGCCACTAATTTCTTTGTTATCTGCTTTGATTCCAAAGCTATCTAATTGACTCAGCCCTCCGCTCACATTTACATAAATTACCATTTTGGCGTTTTGCTTTAATTGCCTAGGCTGGGCTTGTAGGCTATTGGCCAAAGGGCTAAAACCACAAAGTGCTCCAGTTGAATAACGAAAAAAATCTCTACGGTCAAAGTTCAAAATAAATCCCCACTAATTATAAAATTTGAATTCATTACTATTAAGTAGTACCCACATCAAATCATCTATGGGCTTTCTTGACATCTCACTAAAGTAAGGACGAAGCTTGTCTATTTCCTCTTTACTTGCTTCTCGACAAAGTATGGCTAGAAAAATGACCTTCATGGCTTCTTCTGGAGTTCGACAACTTTGTATGTCTTGAGTTAAATAATCCTTCATTGGCTTAATGATTTGCTCTTCTACTTTTTGACTATTGAGTAGATTAAGTGCCTGTGGAATAGTTGGTTCCGTCAATGCCCCTTCTACTTGCGTACGAGCTGATGCTCCAAACTGCCTTAAGAAATGATCCGGTCGCACTGGCGAAGGGTTTTCTGATGCGCGTAAACGTACTAAGTGAGTGTGCCCTTTCTGTTCTTTATTCTTACCATGTAATATTGCTTCGTCACTCGCAACTTTATCATATAATTTCTCGCCTGATTTTGCAATCTTATTAAAATATTCAATTAATTCTTCATAACTTTTCTCTTTAAGAATCTTATAAATTTGATTCTCAGTATGAACTGTTTTTTGATTGAGATAAATATCTGGATTTTCTAAAATTAGGGAACTCAATGAATCCCAAAGTTGCTCCGCACTTAATCGTCTAAATACAGGACCTTGAAATGCGTATGTTTCATCCCCTGCTAGGACCTTCATTGTAAGTGCACTTTGATAAGTTCGAGTCCTATATAGAACTCTTGAAAATTCTCTTAAATCAAAGTCAACTTCTTTCATTAAATCAATAAGTTTTTGACTTAATCCTGGGTTAATACCCATTTCATTTTGCTTAAGATCTGTAGCTGAAGCAATGAGCGGAGCCCCCATAATACGAAGCCAAAGTCGATTGACAATCGTTTTGGTAAACATCGGATTATCGCTAGAGCTCAACCATTTGGCAAAATCCTTTCTTCGTTCCAAATCATCTTTTGGCCCAAGGAGATGTTGCTTATCTTTATACTTATTATCTAATAATGACGTCGCGAAGGGAACTTCTGCATAGATTTTTTCAAAGGCTTTGTAATCGTCATATTTATAATCATGTGGTAACTCAATGACGCCGGAACCGCTCTTAAAAACACCTGTTTTAAAAGTATACATTCCTGTAACCATCGCCGCTTTCAATTTTAAATTATGATCATTTTCAATTCTGTAATCTCGTAATTCTTTGAATTTTGGTATGGAGTACATCTGACGTGGCGTATTCACTTCTGTTCCAGAAGTAAATGCGGCTAACTTATAAAAGTCTACCTGAGTCCAATCTTCATAGGGGTGATCATGACATTGAGCACAAGTAATATCTGTACCTAAAAATATTTTCATGGTATTAGAGATATTATCTAAAGGCATGCCTTCATCTCGCAGATAGTAACCCGTAGCTCCATTGCCATCTTTATAAGCATGTCCTTCGGCAGCAATCATTTCATACACAAACTGATCATAGGGCTTATTACTACGAATAGAGTCTTTGATATAAGCTATATAATTGCCTCCATGCTTGTGCTTCGGCATATTGTTAATCACTCGAAGAATATCGGCCCAATAATTAAAATTATGACTGAAATAAGACTCGCTCGCAAGCAGCGTATCTATCAATTCTGATCGCTTATTCTCTGAGGTATCAGATTGAAAATCTTTACGCTCTTTTATCGAAGGAATACGCCCTGCTATATCTAGATAAACTCTGCGTACAAACGTTAAATCATCTATTTCTGCGTTTCTTTTAAGTGCCATTGATGAAAGCTTGTTTCCCACAAGCTTATCTATTTCACTTACAGCGGATTTTATATCTATCTTTTGCGAAAATAGTTTTTTACTTTTAGGGGACAGATCACTTTGTTGAGTTTTATCTACTTTGGACTGATTAACTTTTTGAACATAGTTCTTTGGAACCGCATTAAGTTCATTAGGTAAATTTTTCCATATAAAATAAGCGGCTCCTCCCAAGAGCAGAGTGAAAATTATAAGTGGAATCGAAATAGAACGAGAGTTCTTTTTATTTTGAGCTCTCTTGGCACGATTTTTTAAGTGCCCTTGAGTCTTAAGCTTTTTTTTCATCTTTGGCGAAAATTTCCTTTCATCGGATTCATGATCAACTCTATTTCACTTATGTTTATTTTACTTTTCAAAGATTACGCAGATCTGCCTGAAAAATAAATATTTTAAGTCAAAAACTTATTTATTGTAATTTTGATAAAATCATATTTCATCTTAGATAAACTCTTTTTAAGGAGCTATTTTTGATAACCATAAATAATTGCCATTCGCCTTAGTCGTTGGCATATATTTAATCTCTCCATGACCATCACCTAAGATCACCGGATTACGAAAACCATTATCATGATGATTAGGATCAGCACCGTTAGCGATAGTATCTGTCACCCAATTTAATCCTGCATTCCCTGCCATATAAGCTTGGCCCGGATTGCCAACATATATGGCCTCTTTCGCCATTTCGTTAAGAATTATTGTTTGCGATGGATCTGATAACGCGTCTACTTGAAGCGATGGAGCGTCTCCTGCTTCTCTCTGAAAAATAATAGCATGTCCACCCTCGTTATAAGAGTTTACTTGATAAGTGCGTGCTCCTCTATCTCCAGTCCTCTCCATATCATCTAAGGGACAGTGAAAAATCTTAAAACCTCCTCTGTCCGTTGGATTAGCTTCCGCTTTTTCTGTATCACTTAATTCTATTCCGAGATAATCAGAAATGTTATCACCCCAGGTTATATTTCCATTCGTAGCGGGGGAGTAATAAGCATCATTATCCAGTGTATACATAAAGCTTGCCGTTTGGAGTTGTCTCATGTTACTTAAGCTAAGGGCTACTTGTGATGTTTTACGGGCTTTTCCTAATGCCGGTAGAACCATTGAAGCTAGAATTCCTATAATGGCGATAACAACAAGTAGTTCAATTAAAGTAAATTTTTTCATTTTTAATTTCCGTCTTGGTTTAATCTATACCTTATAAAAACACTTTGTCGTAAAAGGTTAACAGTTAATGAATAATTATTTCAAATGAATTCTAAGAAAGTGAGTATGTATAGAAAATGAGTTACACCCTGATGAGCTGTTTTTCATAAAGTAAGAGCTTAATTCTATAGAAAATAAGAGTCGCTTATCATTTAATACATAATTCAACAGCCAAATACTATCTAGTTTAGGCTTTTACCTGTAGCTTTAGTTTGGCTAAAAAGCCAAGGAATTAATTCTGCTGTATTCCATGCTGGTTTTGATGAACCATGACCCACTCCTGGGAATTCGGTGTAAATCCAATTTTCATTCCCAAGCGCTTTCATTTTTTTATCCATTTGCCTAGATGCCGAAAAAGGAACTACGGTATCTTTATCACCATGAAAACACCAAATAGGTAGGTGAGCAAGGTTTTGTGCTTGACTCAAATCACCAGCGCCACAAACGGGAATAGCCGCAGCAAATAAATGCGGACGTCGCATAATGATATCCCAAGTGCCATACCCTCCCATAGATTGTCCCGTTGCGTAAATTCGATTTCCGTCAATCGCAAATTCTTCTCGTACAGATTCAATAATTTCTAGTACTAAAGCAATAGGCTCAGAGATTTCTACTTTATCAATAGAGTAAGTACCTTTGCCCCATGGAGTGTTTGCCCATTGTTTCTTGGAAGGACACTGAGGTGTAATAATAAAAGCTGGATACTTTTTACGGATAGCGGGATCCGATAAAAATGTAAAGGCATCAATGGCACGACTTTTATTGTCTGTACCTCGACCCCAGGCACCGTGAAGTGCCACAATGAGTGGGTACTGTTTTTCAGGATCATAATTATCTGGTTTCACTATCCTGTAAGGAAGCGATCCTATTTCACTTTTAAATACACGAGCTTCAATTATTGCGTCGTCCGCAAAGCTGCCTAATGAGATGCAAGATAATAGCGCTAAGATAAAAACCTTATTAAGGCAGTTATATATATGTTTCATTGATTTTATTCCTTATAAAATAGTTCTACTGAAAGACAATGGTTTACGCTCTTAAATGACATTTTCCTACTGTCTTAATTCAATCTATATAACACCTTAGTCATGACAAAGGTTAACAATTCATCTGAAAAACTTACTAAAAACGTTAACCGTAGTATGCCCTTATATACTAGAAAATTATCAAACTATTCTTGAGAGCCACTTCATTATACGAATATTATACAGTCTCTTTAATATCATATGGTTGAGCATGTAGACATGATTTATCTAAAACTCAACAGATATAAATATGAATGCTGTTAACTATTCCTAAACACATGTGTTACTAGGAATAATAAGCAGAATATATCCCCTAAATAAATACGGAGCCACAAATGAAAAAGCTAACTTTTGTACTCATCATTCTCTTCATCTCTCTTATAAGTGTACAAGCTAAAGACACCGCCATTAACACAAAAGAGAGAGTCGAGCTCACAGGAAGTCTAAATACTGAAAAAAATATTATATTTCTATCTACACACAAAGGTGAAAAATACCGAATTATTGATATTGAATACCTCACTAAGTCAAAAATAGCCATGGGAGAAGGTCTCACTCTCACAGCAATTTTAGGAATAAGTAAAAATGGAATTTACATCCAGACAATCTTTGGACATAAAAAAATATCTGATTCGAATAAGGATATATCATCAAAAAAAATATTTATTTAAATGAAGCTAAAAGCCTTCCGAGTAAGAAAAAATGTGACGCTAATTAATCATCTATGAAATGATTTATTGGACGACAACAGTAAGCCCTACTCTTAAATGGGATAATTGCTTATCAGTAAATTGACCCTTCCCAACTATCAGAGTCTTTACATACTTATTTTTGAGCAGTACCAAATTTTTGACTGGGGTATTGCGGATATCTAATTCTTCGATCTGAAGTTCATCAAGTTGTGAAAGGTTTCCTATGCCAGTGGAACTCAGATCTAAAACACGAGGGTTGAGTGTTTTAATGAGGGACATAAAGCTATTCTCTTTTCTTTTTCCAAGAAGTGAAAAATGCTTAGTTTCTAAAGCTAAAATATTTAAATATGCACCACTAAGAATCAGTTTACGATCTTCAACAAAATACTCCATCTGACTTGAATCCCACTGGGGATTATAGAGTGAAATAAAACGCCTGACCACTTCACTATGTTTACTTAAAGATGAGCGAATATAAGAATCATAACGCAACATAATCAGCATTTGGGCCTCATACTTTTTACCAAAACCTGATAAATCATCTAATAAACTATTTAAATCGTAGGTTCGTAATGGTTTTCCCGGTTCCGATTGAAAGGCGTACTTATTTGCGAGTTCTATAAAATTATTATCTGCCCGATTATTCATTGCGTAATCGACCTTAGCAGACATGAAATTTTGCATGAGGAAATGAACATAGGCACGTTGGTTATAGGCCCAATTAAAGGATGACTGCTCTTCAATAAGACGATTGAGATAACTCAGTGCCATCTTAAAGCCATTCCGTGAATCATCATAAATAAGACGATCGGTATACTTATAAACTTCTCGCTTAATCAAGTGAAAGTTTTCATCTATGAAGTCACTACTCCACTCTTTTTCTCCTTGATAAAGACTGAGAATTCGATTGGCTCGATCTTTTTCTTGTATCGCTTCTTGCCTATTTTTTTCGCTTAACTCACGGGCTTCTTCCGCCTTGCGACGACTATCCTGTAAGCTATCAATGAAATAAATAGTGAAAATAATAATAATAAATAATGATGTGAGTGCGCTTAAGCAAACGTTTTTATTCCTTCTATAAAATAATTTAAGCTCACGAAAAAAATCGGCTTCTTCTGCTTGAGTCGAATAACCTTCCAAGTACTTTTTGATTTCGGCACTCAATTCCAATACCGAACTATAACGATCTTCCACTTTAAGTGCCGTGGATTTGAGAACAACGGCATCTAAACTTGCTGGGATATTTTTTTTCGGAAATTTTCTCAGTGGTGAAAGTACGCCTTCATTCACCGTTTTATCAATAACTTGCTCTACAGATTCGGCTTCAATAGAATTGGCATCAGTTAAAATAAAATAAAGAACACAGCCTAAGGAATAAATGTCTGAGAATTGATTAATTTCACTTTTTTTGTTAATTTGCTCAGGAGACATAAAGCCAGGTGTCCCCTTTATATTTCCTGTAAGAGTCAAATGATTCAATAAATCCGGATTCAGTAATAAAGGTCCTATTTCGCCCCCTACTTCTTGGCCGTTCACCACTTTGCCTAAACCCCAGTCACAGACTACAACCTCACCAAATGTTCCTACCTGTATATTGCTGGGTTTCAGATCTAAGTGGACGACGCCTTGCTCATGAGCGTAGGCAATAGCATCGCATATTTTTTGAAAAACTTCTAAACGCTGAGTTAGGCTGGGCTTCGGAGATTGCTCCATGAAGGTCCGTAAAGTTTCTCCTCTTTGGAGTTCCATTGTAAAGTATGGTACTTCGCCATCGACTCCCATATCGAAAATACTAATAATATTAGGATGCTCTAATAAGGCCGTTAAACGGGCTTCACGAATAAAGGAGTCGTAAAGATCCGTAGGAGCATCTTCATGTAGGCGAGCCATCGCTATATAACGATTACTGCGTAGGTCCAAAACTTTGCCAATACATTTCATTCCACCCTTGGCTATTAATTCAAATTCACCATAGTGTTCTGTAAGTTCTGACAAAGTGCAGAAAATGGGGGCAATTGTAGTGAGATCATCGACATGATCTTGCTTAGCCAGATCAAGCAATGACCGCATCTG from Lentisphaera profundi harbors:
- a CDS encoding glycoside hydrolase, with product MRRITFIIKDKSIGIGWLSLSSKIKLYFSSLFFLMSFTTFSQENDVLYIEAQWDKPQQTLEHFGSSTGMYGAYIIEQLKSEQDRNLLASLLFSKKIKSGQAQGIGLSCFRVELGAGSATQANGGGIVKPWRQTHSFMNKEGKYSSKYALGTDWWIKAAHRYEVDKLIAYSNSAPFFMNKNGLTYKSEESMSTNLPKDKYVTYAKYLATIARYYQRQGKGFDYISPFNEPQWPWSFSKGKAKQEGSPWTNQEIFEVTKEIDKAFNTTQVNAKIVTPEAAHIKYLYKETKGFAAASSNQIEAFWGKKSPYSLNSMTSVEPLVAGHTYFVDEQKSLISTRKALRKKMAEVAPQLRFWQSEYSLLEKAYLEGRESHKSMSAMDCALFLAKVIHHDLTIAQATSWQFWSSFHPELHGSLPRFNLVTAKIEEGTLETEPTKLLWALGHFSRWIRPGMKRYLVKGIDDEASENKDLMVSVYGDKETQEKVWVIINYGNEARDFVVSDHLSRQLKSYLTTSQVEKNMSYMGMKKANQKIEIPARSIMTLVMEN
- a CDS encoding DUF1501 domain-containing protein, which codes for MNFDRRDFFRYSTGALCGFSPLANSLQAQPRQLKQNAKMVIYVNVSGGLSQLDSFGIKADNKEISGQSKAIKSSADGIRISHFFPRMAKQMHHVALINSMHTNQGAHAEGDYYTHTSYVPRSSIIHPELGAWVSRFKGDSRMTLPAFVKISATASSGAGFFEGKYGALPIAKASSGLQYSSRHRHVDKKQFDQRLQMLSLLNKTYSKKRSHKMVETYSAAYDNAVRLMGSKDLDVFDINNEKKKYLDAYGNNDFGQGCLLARRLAESGVKFIEVKSNAWDHHNGIYEDFPKQAAELDQGLAALIHDLSQRGMLNSTLVVLSTEFGRTPDLSPGKGRGHYPKAYTCLLAGGGISGGQAYGKVSADGRDIEENKVSVPDFNATIAYAAGLDVKKVITSPEGRPFTVAHKGKPLYQLF
- a CDS encoding DUF1549 domain-containing protein → MKKKLKTQGHLKNRAKRAQNKKNSRSISIPLIIFTLLLGGAAYFIWKNLPNELNAVPKNYVQKVNQSKVDKTQQSDLSPKSKKLFSQKIDIKSAVSEIDKLVGNKLSSMALKRNAEIDDLTFVRRVYLDIAGRIPSIKERKDFQSDTSENKRSELIDTLLASESYFSHNFNYWADILRVINNMPKHKHGGNYIAYIKDSIRSNKPYDQFVYEMIAAEGHAYKDGNGATGYYLRDEGMPLDNISNTMKIFLGTDITCAQCHDHPYEDWTQVDFYKLAAFTSGTEVNTPRQMYSIPKFKELRDYRIENDHNLKLKAAMVTGMYTFKTGVFKSGSGVIELPHDYKYDDYKAFEKIYAEVPFATSLLDNKYKDKQHLLGPKDDLERRKDFAKWLSSSDNPMFTKTIVNRLWLRIMGAPLIASATDLKQNEMGINPGLSQKLIDLMKEVDFDLREFSRVLYRTRTYQSALTMKVLAGDETYAFQGPVFRRLSAEQLWDSLSSLILENPDIYLNQKTVHTENQIYKILKEKSYEELIEYFNKIAKSGEKLYDKVASDEAILHGKNKEQKGHTHLVRLRASENPSPVRPDHFLRQFGASARTQVEGALTEPTIPQALNLLNSQKVEEQIIKPMKDYLTQDIQSCRTPEEAMKVIFLAILCREASKEEIDKLRPYFSEMSRKPIDDLMWVLLNSNEFKFYN
- a CDS encoding type II secretion system protein codes for the protein MKKFTLIELLVVIAIIGILASMVLPALGKARKTSQVALSLSNMRQLQTASFMYTLDNDAYYSPATNGNITWGDNISDYLGIELSDTEKAEANPTDRGGFKIFHCPLDDMERTGDRGARTYQVNSYNEGGHAIIFQREAGDAPSLQVDALSDPSQTIILNEMAKEAIYVGNPGQAYMAGNAGLNWVTDTIANGADPNHHDNGFRNPVILGDGHGEIKYMPTTKANGNYLWLSKIAP
- a CDS encoding prolyl oligopeptidase family serine peptidase — translated: MKHIYNCLNKVFILALLSCISLGSFADDAIIEARVFKSEIGSLPYRIVKPDNYDPEKQYPLIVALHGAWGRGTDNKSRAIDAFTFLSDPAIRKKYPAFIITPQCPSKKQWANTPWGKGTYSIDKVEISEPIALVLEIIESVREEFAIDGNRIYATGQSMGGYGTWDIIMRRPHLFAAAIPVCGAGDLSQAQNLAHLPIWCFHGDKDTVVPFSASRQMDKKMKALGNENWIYTEFPGVGHGSSKPAWNTAELIPWLFSQTKATGKSLN
- a CDS encoding serine/threonine protein kinase, which codes for MSIQTDSEDLSSDMLGQMRSLLDLAKQDHVDDLTTIAPIFCTLSELTEHYGEFELIAKGGMKCIGKVLDLRSNRYIAMARLHEDAPTDLYDSFIREARLTALLEHPNIISIFDMGVDGEVPYFTMELQRGETLRTFMEQSPKPSLTQRLEVFQKICDAIAYAHEQGVVHLDLKPSNIQVGTFGEVVVCDWGLGKVVNGQEVGGEIGPLLLNPDLLNHLTLTGNIKGTPGFMSPEQINKKSEINQFSDIYSLGCVLYFILTDANSIEAESVEQVIDKTVNEGVLSPLRKFPKKNIPASLDAVVLKSTALKVEDRYSSVLELSAEIKKYLEGYSTQAEEADFFRELKLFYRRNKNVCLSALTSLFIIIIFTIYFIDSLQDSRRKAEEARELSEKNRQEAIQEKDRANRILSLYQGEKEWSSDFIDENFHLIKREVYKYTDRLIYDDSRNGFKMALSYLNRLIEEQSSFNWAYNQRAYVHFLMQNFMSAKVDYAMNNRADNNFIELANKYAFQSEPGKPLRTYDLNSLLDDLSGFGKKYEAQMLIMLRYDSYIRSSLSKHSEVVRRFISLYNPQWDSSQMEYFVEDRKLILSGAYLNILALETKHFSLLGKRKENSFMSLIKTLNPRVLDLSSTGIGNLSQLDELQIEELDIRNTPVKNLVLLKNKYVKTLIVGKGQFTDKQLSHLRVGLTVVVQ